A section of the Salmo salar chromosome ssa05, Ssal_v3.1, whole genome shotgun sequence genome encodes:
- the LOC106604504 gene encoding uncharacterized protein: MIRICLLWGLLSQVCLIQTEDAPQPIPVTTRLFGDNVSLPCPKAESEQFLYWYRQTVGQLPHIVASVSYASEPVLKGEFKNPCFHVEESQYVYNLIIRNISTLDEATYFCGIGTMYGMNYGNATFLAVKGHNHPTLVQQPVSDPVHPGDSVILQCTVLFETCTGEHSVYWFRAGSGESHPGVIYTPGNRSDECKKNPETPSPTQSCVYRLSKNNLSLSDAGTYYCAVATCGKILFGNGTNLNIERSLEHVVIGLGVTSVFCVIVIIILVFSRNTKPICEHYKVSVAQHIGHDNSTIECDQEQDPDTLKYAALHFSERKTKRGRKKRETPQESVYSDVRYSDWD; this comes from the exons ATGATCAGAATCTGCCTTCTTTGGGGACTTCTCTCTCAAGTGT GCCTGATTCAGACTGAAGATGCTCCTCAACCAATACCAGTGACTACTCGTCTATTTGGAGACAATGTATCTTTGCCATGTCCTAAAGCGGAATCTGAACAATTCCTGTACTGGTACAGACAAACTGTTGGCCAACTGCCCCATATTGTTGCATCTGTATCCTATGCATCAGAACCTGTACTTAAAGGAGAGTTTAAGAACCCATGTTTCCATGTGGAGGAATCTCAATATGTGTATAATCTCATTATCAGAAATATCAGCACATTAGATGAGGCAACATACTTTTGTGGAATTGGGACAATGTATGGGATGAACTATGGAAATGCAACATTTTTGGCTGTGAAGG GACACAATCACCCTACATTGGTGCAGCAACCAGTTTCTGATCCAGTCCATCCAGGAGACTCTGTGATTCTACAGTGTACAGTACTCTTTGAGACCTGTACAGGAGAACACAGTGTGTACTGGTTCAGAGCTGGATCAGGAGAATCCCATCCAGGAGTCATTTACACCCCTGGGAACAGGAGTGATGAGTGTAAGAAGAACCCTGAGACTCCATCTCCTACACAGAGCTGTGTCTACCGCCTCTCCAAGAACAACCTCAGTCTCTCTGATGCTGGGACTTACTACTGTGCTGTGGCCACCTGTGGGAAGATCCTGTTTGGCAACGGAACAAACCTAAATATTG AAAGATCGCTGGAACATGTAGTCATTGGACTGGGAGTGACATCAGTTTTCTGTGTGATTGTGATCATTATACTGGTCTTCAGCAGAAATACAAAGCCAATTTGTGAACATTATAAAG TGAGTGTTGCTCAGCATATTGGACATGACAACTCAACCATCGAATGTGATCAG GAACAAGACCCAGATACCCTGAAGTATGCTGCATTGCATTTCTCTGAGAGGAAAACTaaaagaggaagaaagaagagagagacaccacaggaGAGTGTGTACTCTGATGTCAGGTACTCAGATTGGGACTGA